A genome region from Rhizobium sp. N324 includes the following:
- a CDS encoding DUF899 family protein, which produces MDNQHLVPAAVLAAKNGVRFPNETEEYRSARDALLAEEIELRRHIERVARQRRALPPGGEVKKDYRFEGAGGPISLSELFADKETLVVYSYMFGPERERPCPMCTSLLSAWDGEVPDMQQRVGLAVVARSPLERLLAFKKERGWHHLPLYSDTTDEYSRDYHAIGKDGSDDAAFNVFTRRDGTIRHFWSGEMGGVTADPGEDPRGAPDLMPLWTVLDCTPEGRAPDWYPKLSY; this is translated from the coding sequence ATGGATAACCAGCATCTGGTCCCTGCAGCCGTGCTTGCGGCAAAGAATGGCGTCCGGTTTCCCAATGAGACCGAGGAATATCGTAGCGCCCGCGACGCGCTGCTCGCTGAAGAGATCGAGTTGCGCCGGCACATCGAGCGTGTCGCGAGGCAGCGCCGGGCGCTGCCGCCGGGCGGCGAAGTCAAGAAGGATTATCGCTTCGAAGGCGCCGGCGGGCCGATCTCGCTCAGCGAACTCTTCGCCGACAAGGAAACGCTGGTCGTCTACAGCTATATGTTCGGCCCCGAGCGGGAGCGCCCGTGCCCGATGTGCACCTCGCTGCTGTCGGCCTGGGACGGCGAGGTACCTGATATGCAGCAGCGCGTCGGGCTTGCCGTCGTCGCCCGCTCGCCGCTCGAACGGCTGCTCGCCTTCAAGAAGGAACGCGGCTGGCATCACCTGCCGCTTTATTCCGACACGACGGATGAATACAGCCGCGACTATCACGCCATCGGCAAAGACGGCAGCGACGACGCGGCTTTCAACGTCTTCACGCGGCGCGACGGCACCATCCGCCATTTCTGGAGCGGAGAGATGGGCGGTGTGACGGCCGATCCCGGCGAGGACCCGCGCGGCGCGCCCGATCTGATGCCGCTCTGGACCGTGCTCGATTGCACGCCCGAAGGTCGGGCGCCGGACTGGTATCCGAAGCTGTCCTATTGA
- a CDS encoding MFS transporter, with amino-acid sequence MSIATSPPIKTETAVFSVLGAASLCHFLNDMMQALLPAVYPILQSNFTLSFAQIGMLTLVYNLTASILQPFIGAYTDRRPMPYSLPVGMASSMLGLITLAYAPSYEVLLAGGVLLGLGSSIFHPETSRIARLASGGSHGLAQSLFQVGGNFGSAVGPLAAAFIILPRGQDGLAWFALAALAGMIILTALGRWYKQNGHAERPNAGTVVRHSTLSRKKVLAVMAVLIALLFSKYIYLAAFTSYYIFYLMEKFGLSTRDAQLYQFVFFAAVAAGTIAGGPIGDRLGRKLVIWVSILGVLPFTLVLPHVGLVPTVALSAIIGFVLASAFPAIVVYGQELMPGRVGMVSGLFFGFIFGIGGLGAAMLGALADWKGIVFVFDICAFLPAIGILTIFLPNVREIKA; translated from the coding sequence ATGTCGATTGCTACATCACCGCCCATTAAAACCGAAACGGCAGTCTTCTCGGTTCTGGGTGCAGCCAGCTTATGTCATTTTCTAAATGACATGATGCAGGCTCTGCTTCCTGCCGTTTACCCGATCTTGCAAAGCAACTTTACGCTTTCGTTCGCGCAAATCGGAATGCTGACTCTCGTCTACAACCTGACGGCGTCAATTCTGCAGCCGTTCATTGGGGCATACACAGATCGGCGGCCTATGCCGTATTCACTCCCAGTCGGCATGGCATCTTCCATGTTAGGCCTCATCACCCTTGCCTATGCCCCAAGCTACGAGGTGCTGCTTGCGGGCGGGGTGTTGCTGGGGCTTGGCTCATCGATCTTTCATCCGGAAACCTCCCGGATAGCGCGTCTGGCTTCAGGTGGTTCGCACGGCCTGGCACAATCCCTGTTCCAGGTCGGCGGCAATTTCGGGTCAGCTGTGGGCCCGCTCGCTGCGGCATTCATTATCCTTCCGCGGGGGCAAGACGGCCTTGCGTGGTTCGCTCTGGCCGCGTTGGCAGGCATGATTATCCTGACGGCTCTGGGGCGCTGGTACAAACAGAATGGCCACGCGGAACGCCCGAACGCTGGCACTGTGGTTCGACACTCGACCCTTTCCCGAAAAAAGGTGTTGGCCGTCATGGCGGTGCTAATCGCTTTGCTGTTTTCGAAATACATCTACCTCGCCGCCTTCACGAGCTATTACATATTCTACCTGATGGAAAAGTTCGGCTTGAGCACTCGGGATGCACAGCTTTACCAGTTTGTGTTCTTCGCGGCGGTTGCGGCCGGCACGATCGCTGGCGGGCCGATTGGCGACAGGCTTGGCCGGAAACTGGTGATTTGGGTTTCCATTCTAGGGGTTCTTCCCTTCACCCTGGTTCTTCCGCATGTGGGTCTTGTCCCGACAGTTGCTTTGAGCGCTATCATAGGTTTCGTCCTCGCTTCCGCGTTTCCGGCGATCGTTGTCTATGGGCAGGAACTGATGCCAGGCCGGGTTGGAATGGTTTCCGGGCTGTTCTTCGGATTCATTTTCGGGATTGGTGGTCTCGGCGCGGCGATGCTTGGCGCATTGGCCGACTGGAAGGGCATAGTTTTCGTATTCGATATCTGCGCCTTCCTTCCGGCGATCGGCATCCTCACCATTTTCCTCCCGAATGTGCGGGAAATCAAAGCATGA
- a CDS encoding AraC family transcriptional regulator — protein MERLPHRAVQFKARFDTHPPMLGLNVTKVGHGMRSPRIDKVDHLPRPVIGLGHDYADGFLIEPHEHRRGQLMNATSGLIVLTTPEGKWVMPPHRGMWIPAGVRHSVRAVGLVRMQSLYVEPDRAEAMPVHCQVLEITSFMRSLIGEVVGLSLDREADGRSQALMDLTLYEMERLPSLPLSLPFPSDERLAKKCREFVGQPNIHQTTDDWSRELGMSRRAFTRIFRQQTGLSFVGWRQQACLLSALPQLSAGQSVTSVAMELGYENPAAFTIMFKRAFGKPPLAYLGLR, from the coding sequence GTGGAGCGGTTGCCCCATCGTGCAGTCCAGTTTAAAGCTCGGTTTGATACCCATCCACCGATGTTGGGCCTCAATGTTACGAAAGTGGGCCACGGTATGCGCAGTCCTCGCATCGATAAGGTTGATCACCTTCCCCGGCCGGTGATCGGGCTGGGCCACGATTACGCCGACGGATTTTTGATAGAGCCCCATGAACATCGACGCGGCCAGCTTATGAACGCGACCTCAGGCCTCATTGTCCTGACCACACCGGAAGGAAAATGGGTGATGCCGCCGCATCGCGGTATGTGGATCCCAGCGGGCGTGCGGCATAGCGTTCGCGCGGTGGGTCTGGTCCGAATGCAAAGCCTGTATGTCGAACCCGACCGCGCAGAAGCGATGCCAGTACACTGCCAGGTTCTTGAGATTACTTCTTTCATGAGGAGTCTGATAGGCGAAGTGGTGGGGCTTTCTCTCGATAGAGAAGCCGACGGTCGCAGTCAGGCACTGATGGATTTAACGCTATACGAGATGGAACGGCTGCCGAGTCTGCCTTTGTCACTGCCGTTTCCATCGGACGAACGCTTGGCCAAAAAGTGCCGGGAGTTCGTGGGGCAGCCAAACATTCATCAGACGACCGATGACTGGAGCAGGGAGCTTGGGATGAGCCGGCGTGCCTTCACACGCATTTTCCGACAGCAGACCGGGTTGAGTTTTGTCGGGTGGCGGCAGCAGGCCTGTCTTCTTTCAGCTTTGCCACAACTCTCCGCCGGTCAATCTGTGACCTCAGTGGCGATGGAATTGGGATACGAGAACCCGGCCGCGTTTACGATCATGTTTAAACGTGCGTTCGGCAAGCCGCCATTGGCATACCTTGGGCTGCGCTGA
- a CDS encoding HutD/Ves family protein: MRILRAGDHKRMPWKNGGGETVEIAVSPEAAGLAGFDWRVSMATVAADGPFSIFPGIDRTLVILDGNGMVLDIEGSPPVLLTAESDPLAFPADIPVAARLQDGAITDLNVMTRRAGLAHRLVRIEIDGGRIVPLTSSTSLLLCHRGTLSFRQGDETGTLASGDALLMTDAAGTELKIDGKAICYLASIATG, encoded by the coding sequence ATGCGGATCCTGCGGGCCGGCGATCACAAGCGCATGCCGTGGAAAAACGGCGGCGGCGAAACGGTGGAGATCGCCGTTTCGCCCGAAGCCGCCGGCCTAGCCGGCTTCGACTGGCGCGTCAGCATGGCGACCGTCGCAGCCGACGGGCCCTTCTCGATCTTTCCCGGCATCGACCGCACGCTGGTGATTCTCGACGGCAACGGCATGGTGCTCGACATCGAAGGCAGCCCGCCGGTGCTGCTGACGGCGGAGAGCGATCCGCTGGCCTTCCCGGCCGATATCCCGGTCGCGGCCAGACTCCAGGACGGCGCGATCACCGATCTCAATGTCATGACCCGCCGCGCGGGGCTTGCCCACAGGCTGGTCCGCATCGAAATCGATGGCGGCAGGATCGTGCCGCTGACGTCGTCGACAAGCCTGCTGCTCTGCCACCGCGGCACCCTGTCGTTCCGGCAGGGCGACGAGACCGGCACGCTTGCATCAGGCGATGCGCTGCTGATGACGGATGCGGCGGGAACCGAACTCAAAATCGATGGCAAGGCAATCTGTTATCTTGCTTCGATCGCCACCGGCTGA
- a CDS encoding J domain-containing protein, with amino-acid sequence MTDPYDILGVERDANEAQLKAAYRRLAKVAHPDSGGDTDAFDKLQKAYGLLLDPVRRKVYDDTGYDVELADAAELQALVMIEKLVTDAVLDERLPGSFDPVAVMQESLSEELRKARFSKSELERHASRIGLHLERLEKQSGRDVLAHMFRARIEAIGKAVAETEAKIKAAERAADMLAGYVYDVDPSPLPEASVANLEWIETSRNRSTG; translated from the coding sequence GTGACGGATCCATACGATATTCTCGGCGTTGAACGCGATGCGAATGAGGCGCAGCTGAAGGCCGCCTATCGGCGTCTGGCCAAGGTCGCCCACCCCGATTCGGGCGGAGATACAGACGCTTTCGACAAGTTGCAGAAAGCCTATGGGCTGCTTCTCGATCCCGTCCGCCGCAAGGTTTATGACGATACCGGTTATGACGTCGAACTCGCCGACGCCGCCGAGTTGCAGGCGCTCGTCATGATCGAGAAGCTCGTCACCGACGCAGTGCTCGACGAGCGCCTGCCCGGAAGTTTCGATCCCGTCGCCGTCATGCAGGAAAGCCTTTCCGAGGAACTGCGCAAGGCACGGTTCAGCAAGAGCGAGCTGGAACGCCACGCCTCGCGCATCGGCCTGCATCTGGAACGGCTCGAAAAACAGTCCGGCCGCGATGTGCTCGCGCACATGTTCCGCGCCCGCATCGAAGCGATCGGCAAGGCGGTCGCGGAAACCGAGGCGAAAATCAAGGCAGCCGAACGCGCCGCCGACATGCTCGCCGGCTATGTCTACGACGTCGATCCGTCACCGCTGCCGGAGGCTTCGGTCGCCAATCTCGAATGGATCGAAACGTCGAGAAACCGTTCCACCGGCTGA
- the hutU gene encoding urocanate hydratase — MTNPRHNIREIRAPRGNELNAKSWMTEAPLRMLMNNLDPDVAENPNELVVYGGIGRAARTWEDFDRIVATLKTLTEEETLLVQSGKPVGVFRTHKDAPRVLIANSNLVPHWATWDHFNELDKKGLAMYGQMTAGSWIYIGTQGIVQGTYETFVEAGRQHYGGNLKGKWILTGGLGGMGGAQPLAAVMAGACCLAVECNPDSIDFRLRTRYLDAKAETLDEALEMIDRWTKAGEAKSVGLLGNAAEILPEMVRRGIRPDMVTDQTSAHDPINGYLPKGWTMAEWKAKRESDPKAVEKAARASMREHVEAMIAFWNAGIPTLDYGNNIRQVAKEEGLENAFAFPGFVPAYIRPLFCRGIGPFRWAALSGDPEDIYKTDAKVRELTPGNTHLHNWLDMARERIAFQGLPARICWVGLGDRHRLALAFNEMVRNGELSAPIVIGRDHLDSGSVASPNRETEAMKDGSDAVSDWPLLNALLNTASGATWVSLHHGGGVGMGFSQHSGVVICADGTDDAAKRLERVLWNDPATGVMRHADAGYDIALDCARDKGLRLPGILGN, encoded by the coding sequence ACGGCGGCATCGGCCGCGCCGCCCGCACCTGGGAAGATTTCGACCGCATCGTCGCCACACTGAAGACGCTCACGGAAGAGGAAACGCTGCTGGTGCAATCCGGCAAGCCGGTCGGTGTCTTCCGCACCCATAAGGATGCGCCGCGGGTGCTGATCGCCAACTCTAACCTGGTGCCGCATTGGGCGACCTGGGATCATTTCAACGAGCTGGATAAGAAGGGCCTCGCCATGTACGGCCAGATGACGGCCGGCTCGTGGATCTATATCGGCACGCAGGGCATCGTGCAGGGCACCTACGAGACCTTCGTCGAGGCCGGCCGCCAGCATTATGGCGGCAATCTCAAGGGCAAATGGATCCTGACCGGCGGCCTCGGCGGCATGGGTGGTGCCCAGCCGCTCGCCGCCGTCATGGCCGGCGCCTGCTGCCTCGCCGTCGAATGCAATCCTGACTCGATCGATTTCCGCCTGCGCACCCGCTATCTCGACGCCAAGGCCGAGACGCTCGACGAAGCGCTTGAAATGATCGACCGCTGGACCAAGGCGGGCGAAGCCAAATCCGTCGGCCTGCTCGGCAATGCCGCCGAAATCCTGCCGGAAATGGTTCGCCGCGGCATTCGCCCCGACATGGTCACCGACCAGACCTCGGCGCATGACCCGATCAACGGCTACCTGCCGAAGGGCTGGACGATGGCCGAATGGAAGGCCAAGCGCGAGAGCGATCCGAAGGCGGTGGAAAAAGCGGCACGCGCCTCGATGCGCGAGCATGTCGAAGCGATGATCGCCTTCTGGAACGCCGGCATCCCGACCCTCGACTACGGCAACAACATCCGCCAGGTCGCCAAGGAAGAAGGCTTGGAAAACGCCTTCGCCTTCCCCGGCTTCGTGCCGGCCTATATAAGACCGCTGTTCTGCCGCGGCATCGGCCCTTTCCGCTGGGCCGCCCTGTCAGGCGACCCGGAGGACATCTACAAGACCGATGCCAAGGTGAGGGAGCTGACCCCCGGCAATACCCACCTGCACAACTGGCTCGACATGGCCAGGGAGCGCATCGCCTTCCAGGGCCTGCCGGCGCGCATCTGCTGGGTCGGCCTTGGCGACCGTCACCGCCTGGCCCTGGCCTTCAATGAAATGGTCAGGAACGGCGAGCTTTCCGCCCCGATCGTCATCGGCCGCGATCATCTGGATTCCGGTTCCGTCGCCTCGCCGAACCGCGAAACGGAAGCGATGAAGGACGGCTCCGACGCCGTCTCCGACTGGCCGCTGCTGAACGCCCTCCTCAACACCGCCTCGGGCGCCACCTGGGTATCGCTGCATCATGGCGGCGGCGTCGGCATGGGCTTCTCCCAGCACTCCGGCGTCGTCATCTGCGCCGATGGCACCGATGATGCGGCCAAGCGCCTTGAGCGGGTGCTCTGGAACGATCCGGCGACTGGCGTCATGCGCCACGCCGATGCCGGCTACGACATCGCCCTCGACTGCGCGAGGGACAAGGGCCTGCGCCTGCCCGGCATTCTCGGGAACTGA
- a CDS encoding methylated-DNA--[protein]-cysteine S-methyltransferase, with product MKKVTLVTEHLSTPIGTLFLFSEEDGTLRLADWEDLSERMNKLLIRHFGIDCLINRASNQRSPSHEALEAYFDGDLNALANVRVKTSGTPFQIKVWEQLCLIPPGSTISYAELARRVGNPASPRAVGAANGANFINIVVPCHRVIGSDASLTGYGSGLSRKRWLLDHENGAKPLFV from the coding sequence GTGAAAAAGGTAACACTTGTCACCGAGCATCTGAGCACACCAATCGGAACCCTCTTCCTTTTCAGTGAGGAAGACGGGACACTTCGTCTGGCGGATTGGGAAGATCTGTCGGAGCGGATGAACAAGCTTTTGATCCGCCATTTCGGCATCGACTGCTTGATAAACCGAGCCAGCAACCAGCGAAGCCCGTCCCACGAAGCCCTAGAGGCCTATTTTGATGGTGACCTCAACGCCCTTGCAAACGTACGGGTGAAAACCAGCGGAACCCCATTTCAGATCAAGGTGTGGGAGCAACTTTGTCTGATTCCGCCTGGTTCAACGATCAGCTACGCAGAGCTTGCCCGCCGCGTCGGGAATCCGGCCAGCCCCCGGGCAGTGGGCGCGGCGAATGGAGCAAACTTCATAAACATCGTCGTCCCGTGTCATAGGGTGATCGGATCCGATGCCTCATTGACGGGGTATGGGAGCGGCCTTTCGCGCAAACGATGGCTCCTCGATCATGAAAACGGAGCAAAGCCTCTCTTCGTTTGA
- a CDS encoding NADP-dependent oxidoreductase: protein MKAALLKSYGDVDQFEIADLPVPKPGPGEVLIKIEASAVNPFDLILRQGFMAQYIPLPLPAVLGGDAAGTISALGEGVTGFAVGERVVADFAANGKGAHAEYGVVPSTSIARLPAALGFEQGASLVKAGLTGRQTVEALGVKAGDQVLVSGGLGTVGRSAIQYLKQIGAQPVAGVRPERLNEGRALAGEALDITVAAASSSFDYAISTAGPVAGNLIGHVRDGGTIASIVPVPEGANAAGRVIVRELYHRTDAAILDAILASAATGELAIPISHTFTLEQIGLAQNAVAAGAPGKVVLKH, encoded by the coding sequence ATGAAAGCGGCACTTCTCAAATCCTACGGTGATGTCGACCAGTTCGAAATCGCGGACCTTCCGGTGCCGAAGCCCGGACCGGGCGAAGTCCTGATCAAGATCGAGGCATCCGCCGTCAATCCTTTCGATCTCATTCTCCGCCAGGGCTTCATGGCCCAGTATATCCCGCTTCCGCTGCCGGCCGTGCTCGGCGGTGACGCCGCCGGCACCATCTCGGCCCTCGGCGAAGGCGTGACCGGTTTTGCGGTCGGCGAGCGGGTCGTCGCCGATTTTGCCGCAAACGGCAAAGGCGCCCATGCAGAGTATGGTGTCGTTCCCTCGACATCCATCGCAAGGCTGCCCGCCGCCCTCGGCTTCGAGCAGGGCGCCTCGCTGGTCAAGGCAGGTCTTACCGGCCGGCAGACCGTGGAAGCGCTCGGCGTCAAGGCCGGCGACCAGGTTCTGGTTTCCGGCGGCCTCGGCACGGTCGGACGGTCCGCCATTCAATACCTCAAGCAGATCGGCGCCCAGCCGGTTGCCGGCGTCCGGCCCGAGCGGCTGAACGAAGGCCGGGCGCTGGCTGGCGAAGCGCTCGACATCACGGTTGCCGCCGCAAGCTCGAGCTTCGACTATGCGATCAGCACGGCCGGCCCGGTGGCCGGCAACCTCATCGGTCATGTCCGCGACGGTGGCACCATAGCGAGCATCGTTCCGGTGCCGGAAGGCGCCAATGCCGCAGGCCGCGTTATCGTCCGTGAACTCTACCACCGCACCGACGCGGCCATTCTCGACGCTATTCTGGCGTCCGCCGCCACCGGTGAGCTGGCGATCCCGATTTCCCACACCTTCACCCTGGAGCAGATCGGCCTTGCCCAGAATGCGGTTGCGGCAGGTGCTCCCGGGAAGGTCGTTCTCAAACACTGA